GTTTATTCCATATGTTGCGAGCTGGCCTCCTATAGACAATAAATTGCAGTTGTCATCCGCAAAATCCGGTAGCGGCGGCAGCGTTACACCAAAAGTTATCTCGTGTTTATTGTCTACGTGGAAATAAGAGAAGTCAGTACAGTCAAGACCAAGCGGCGGCAGCATGGGCACTAAATCATTTGTGTTTACAATCCGGAAACTTATACGGTTAGGCGCATACTCTCCCTCGTATGTACTAACCCACGCGCTGTCCCCAGCGGCAGGGCCTGCAAAGTTGTACATAATAACTGTATCTATATTTGTAGTATTTTGAGAAAAATCAGGGAAAGCTAAAAACGCAAGTGCAGCTCCCAGGCTGTGGCCAGTAATATAAAGAGTAGTAAAGTTTCCAGTCATTGCTAGCTCATCAACTTTTGATAGAATTGTGCTTTCTATAGGGAAATCATCCGTTCCTGTATAGACTCCCTGAAAACCCCCTGAGACTTTTCCTGAGGTAGGAACGAAATTATACGGAAGCTGTATTGCCGCAATGTCGGTAATTGCATCTGTGAAGTTAGCTGTACCTCTGAAAGAAACATATATGCCCTCTTCTTTTGTCGCCACGAACGCAATTGGAATCACCCCGTCATCATCCTGACATGTGCTGTTAAAAAAGCTGGAAACACCCTGGAATATAACCTCTTCAAGCACAAATGGAGCCGGTACTGTGATTGCACTCTTTCCTCCGTTTATGCATTGAATTCTCTGCTCGTATGCCACAAGCGCAAGCTCTCCAAGCTCAATTGCGAGATCTAGATCAAACTCTGGAGCCTCTGCGCCAGGCTCTTGTCCATCATTTCCGTTATTATTGCTGTTGCTGCAGCCCCCTGCAATTCCAAACGAAATTGTAATTAATAGAAGTAATGCAAATATGCCGGTTCTTCTCATGATACTCCCCTCCTTTTAAGTGATTGTTAATATTATAGCTAAAGTTTGAATTATAGTAGAATAAGACGACTAAATAAGTCCATAGATAATCCCCACAATCCCCCCGCCCGCAATAAGCCAGGTCGAATTAATCCTTAGCCAAAATAATCCCCCGATGCAAAGAAGAGCAATAATAATAGTAAGAGGATCAAT
The sequence above is a segment of the Thermodesulfobacteriota bacterium genome. Coding sequences within it:
- a CDS encoding lipase family protein, which codes for MRRTGIFALLLLITISFGIAGGCSNSNNNGNDGQEPGAEAPEFDLDLAIELGELALVAYEQRIQCINGGKSAITVPAPFVLEEVIFQGVSSFFNSTCQDDDGVIPIAFVATKEEGIYVSFRGTANFTDAITDIAAIQLPYNFVPTSGKVSGGFQGVYTGTDDFPIESTILSKVDELAMTGNFTTLYITGHSLGAALAFLAFPDFSQNTTNIDTVIMYNFAGPAAGDSAWVSTYEGEYAPNRISFRIVNTNDLVPMLPPLGLDCTDFSYFHVDNKHEITFGVTLPPLPDFADDNCNLLSIGGQLATYGINNQNGILEDHSMCTYYKTLCDMTSDPSSCAGGAVGCDDGNMNP